In Etheostoma cragini isolate CJK2018 chromosome 19, CSU_Ecrag_1.0, whole genome shotgun sequence, the genomic window TCTTAGAAGAATTCATACAGAAGAAGatatttatttcacacattgCCCTTGCTATATCAGGGAATGGACAGTAGTTAACCTCTGGGATTCAATATCTGATTAACGCAGTATATTCACCACTTACATTTCATTTGGAGGTATGAAGTCATACTGGTATTACACTTCCCTCTTCTGGCGTGTGAGTGCTAATGTAAACTGCTgaatacttttaattaaaaacacattttaaatattacacataaaaataaataaaaatacaatgtcTGGCTGGTTGAATGTAGCCCTATTGTTTATTCTTATCAAAATTCACATCAAATAGTATCATTCATTCAaaatcatagacagttaaagaagttcAAAATTCATCGTCTTGTCCCGCCCCCCTCCACTTGTTTACTCCGACGTCATTCACACGCGCCACTCACATGGAAGCGACGCCTTTCATTGCTctctttctgctttttaaatcaCTAATATGTTGCTTTAATGTGTCATTTAGTGGATTTCAGAAAAAGTTGTTAGTTTGAAAACATTTAGTGTAACGATATCAACAGAGATATGACTTTTGGgcttttaaatgtcacaaataaCTAGGTAAATGTTGACTTAAATGGCACAAATAGGCTCAGATATGTGTGAACTGCAGCTGGATGGAGTTTCAGATGGGATGGATCTGCTTCAAATAGACGTGGAGACTGACGTGGTGGAAGACAGATTAGGGAGAGAAGCTGGACCGTTTTCTGTAAGTAGATTTTGTACTGGgccttcattttaaataaacactactactactacaactactactactactattactattactactactaacGTTACTACTTTAAAACCTCTTCAAGCTTGCATGTCTTTCCAGGGTAGCAGCTTCACtaatcattattttattgattatatCAATTCTGTAAAGTGTAAAAACCCAAAATAACAACATATAAACATCATGATTTTCCAGTGACAAAGTAATTTAAACCATGGAAGTTAAGCTAATTGAAAAATTGTTAAATGAACAGAGAAATGTGTCGAGGAAGCAGCGACACTGGGAGAGGCAGCTGGCAGCAAAGAAAAGcaagaggaaagaagagaagcAGCGGAGGAGGCTTAACCGGGAGCAGGAGTCAGGTACAGATCAAGCGAAGAGAATCAAACACTCATTTTGCTTTTGCATGGAGATTAAAGGTGAaagtcatttacattttaactcCATAGCTTTTTATAACCAGAACACCTGTCTATTCTGTGGTTTTGTCAAACAGGTTCCCATGCAGATAATCTTCAGTTTACCAAACGAGTCATGAAAGCGATCACAAAAGAGCGTTTAGCTGAAGCTCAGTCCACAGGACTCAAACTCTGTGTAGACCTGAGTATGACAGACAGCATGTCTGATAAGGTAGGTGCCACAAAACACCAGCATTAACTCTTAAACAGCCTGTTTTTGAGAATGTATAGGGTATAAACCAGCtagtttcatttcaaataatgttttttccaaagagATACTGTCTGATTTAACTGTCTGCATGAGTTCACCTACCTTagctatgtgtgtgttgtctggtTCAGGAGATCAGTCGACTGGCCGGCCAGATCAGAAGACTGTACGGTTCAAACAAGAAGGCGATTCGACCATTTCACCTTCTCCTGACAGACCTGAGGGAGGACAGCCGTCTCTACAGAGAGTGCCTACGAATGAACGCAGGCTTCCTCAACTACATGGTAATTAACAGCACATTTTCCCATCCAGATATTCACTGGTAAGTATTTTTGGAAGGGAAAATAAAGATGGACAAAAGCTAAGCAAGTAATCTGGAGACAAGTGCTTAAAGTCTTATTTTAACTGAACTAAATACACACAATTGAGCATAATCTGGGCTAGGAATAGTTTGAATATTTAGCAAGAGAGCCagattatttgcatttttcattccctttgtacatttatttcagATGGACATAAAAGAAGAAAGCTGTCTGGACCTTTTTTCTCCAGAAACTGTTGTCTACCTCACACCAGATGCTGAAGAAGGTTTGAATGATGTCTCATTAGAAGTACAAATTTAGTTGAAATATTTCTTGCGGCCAGCAGAGGGTGTATTCTGACCACATGCACGTGGACCTTACCACTACAACTTTTACTACTGCTACAATTTATAGTTCTACTAGCTATTAACTCAATCCCGTTTTCAAACACACcaatgtaaaacacagagaTAATGTGAAGGTTAATACAAAACCTCATTAAAGGCTATATGATACATGGAGCCAAAATAAACTTTAAGAGCAAAGCTACATAATgctgtgtactgtatttttcGCATGTCCATATTTACTGTCTTTTTCCATTAGATTTtctttattactattttttttaaatcttttatttttatttcagctttagAAACGGTGGATGCTGACAAGGTGTACGTCCTCGGTGGCCTTGTGGATGAAAGCATCCAGAAGGTATTACACATTCAGATGGGTTATGAATGCACAACACAGACATCCCATAGCAACAACTCGATCAGCTGATTTAATATGACTGATTCAatgttggttttcttttttaagccaGTACGTAAGTGACTTTCTTTTCTGAACTCCATCCAGTAGCGTTTGTTATTAATGCAATGACATCAGTGTCGTCTCTCCCCTGCAGAAGTTGAGCTTCTCGAGGGCTAGAGAACTGAGCGTCCACACGGCGAGGCTGCCCATAGACGAGTacatggtgaaaaaaaacaatgccaagAATTTCCACTCAAAGATCCTGGCTGTTAATCAGGGTGAGGCATAATATTTAATTTGCAAGAGAAGTGATGCTATTCGGTATGTGTTAGTAATGgagtgtctctctgtctcactccaCAGTGTTTGACATCTTATTGACTTTCTGCAAAACCGGCAGCTGGACAGAAGCGCTGCAGGCATGGTTCCCCCAGGGGAAGGGTTATGTTGTTGCACCAGAGTTTTCCCTACCACTTTCCATCCCTCCATCACAAACTTAGCATAGGGAttcattttcagtcaggatttataCAGAACCCTTTTTGCATCCATGTTACTTACCTGAGGGGATTAATTACAATGGGATGTGCCTGGTTACGGAGAAATAGCACACTGAAGTTTAACATTTCTGGGTATTGTTTACTTTTACCAACAACTGTAATATTTTATGGCtggaaatgtttaaaagttcTCATCTGACTTTTGAATAAAACAGTggaatttttgtatttttacactttcTCAGGAATCATTTTTGGTGAGTTCACTAACAATGAACGACACTAATAATcttatgtgtttttgtacacaAAATCTTAGTGCATCTGGCTGCTTTGGGCttctattgagaggatctgggttCACGATTGCCCAGACCTGAGTATTGAacttgactggcatgatgtatgggcTAACATCCCTGAAGTATCACACAATCTAGACCATTAGAAGATTTGCTACAGTTTCATTCATAGGACCCCTGTGAAAACGCATCACatgtggccaggttggttcagtggtacagcaggcgcacatgtactgagaggtttatgccccGAGGCAGAGGTCAAGggctcaaatttgacctgtgacgttttgtgtatgtgtgtgtgtgtgtgtctgcttatgtgtgtacttgtggatgtctgtttctgtatgtattatttgtaaGCTGCTGACATCACTCTTActcttatgtttttattatgttgtcCTCCTTCCcgtctcctctgtgtgtgtttgttttttttgtcctgggACACTTTCTCATGTCTCAgcaattatttttaacaatttttaaatctttctttcaataaaaagaattggtcacaaaaaataaattaaatcttAAGGCAACTGTTTCTTAGTTTTTACATTGAATGATATCACACACGATATAATTGGCATTTTAACGGTTGCACAATTGTGACACAAAACGTTTGCAACTGAAAGCTGAGAAAATGCCACCGTAGATGATGATGCAAGAGTGAGTCAGCCAGCAAAGATGAAATGTGTCATCCATTCAACTTAAACTATTTACCTGAAGgcaaaggaaaaaataattgcAGAGCTGTTCAGAAAGCTGCTTGTTAAGGAATAAAGCAGTGTGGGTAGCGGATAGCTTTTGTTTGGATCATTGTACTTGAACTGTTGTATATTGTTGGATATCTACTGTATTTTTCACTGTCAAGCAACGTTGCTGCACTTTCAAagatttttcagatttattttctaGAACAGTGCTAACTGATGATGATTTTTGGTTGTCGAGTTTTGTTAGCCTAACTAGCATAACATACAATTGGTTTGGCTGAACATATTAGTACAAATAGTAATGATTCaatgataattaaaacaaagttgCCAAGGTTTTCACTGTGAAAGTATATTCTCAACGTTAAGCACTTCATCCGTAACTGATTATGAAATTGTGAAATGTTGCTCTTTGGCAGTTAGAGAACCCACTCATCgtgtttataaaaacaattcacttgCAGCATCCTGATTGCTTTACGGGCAATCACACTGAACTGGTACTGCAGAAAAGTTCGATTTTTTGGATTCGGAAATGATGGATTTTGCATGTGCTTCCCGTTTGGGTTTCATGTTTAAGTCATTGATAAGAAAAATGTCCCTGCAGACATACTCAGGTATTTTCAATTATAGAAGGTTTGCACTGAACATCTTTTTCATACCACCTCCTCACCCACACTGAGTGGGCCAAAAGAATGTGTCTGCTGTGAATGAATGGGagggaaaaaagtaaatatctTGAAAGAGTGAAAGTGGTATGTAGATGTTCAAACACATCCATGTATTAATATTCCTTAGTAACCCCAGGGGCCTGAAGGCATCGACACCTGATACtactttaaagttttttgtCTGTAACCTGTGATCACCAAACTCCATCTAGTGATAAGAGCAAATAAGCTGTAACTGATTGAACAGGTACAACAAAATGTACTGGGACTACTGGCTATGTTAACATACACACTGCCAGTCATGAGAAGATTTTAAACGAGCCAGAAGAggagctttaaaaatgttttactatgCATTCTACTATGCACTATGTTCTACATTTTGCTTATAATTAGAGgcatgtaaaaaatatgaaagccctccctgaaaaaaaaagtaagtattGGGAAtatacttaaaaacaaaagtctgcCATTTGGTTCGATCCCCAGACTCGCGAGTACTGCCTTGTCACCACCACTGCACTCTGAGAGGGCCATAAACCCCCAACTGTCCCAGTGGACCAGTTCTTTAGGGGTCAACAGGTCAGACTGTGGCTGTACTgggcttcttcttctctccctgtAACTGTGAGTGTGAACAGAGCAAACAAACCTTTCTCTTTATAAGTGGGCAGCTACAGCTCTGATTAGTCTTTctgatgacacacaaacactccaaACTTATTAAACATTGCAGCGTGGTGAATGTTATAAAGCGAAATACATTagctgttaaattaaattagtagTTTAAACCTCTTCACCTAGTCCTACATTGAGAACTTTTTACCAGCACTGTTGTTAGCCCAACCTTATTTTTATCTTCTGATCCATTTCCCACACCTCCTGATTTCAGTAAGCCCCACAACTTTTAACCTGTGTTATCAtgaaaattgcaaaacaaatacaacttttttgtcatattctGCTAGCAGTGTTGACAGCATATTCTTTTTCTTGGCAGATATTCTTGTTTTCTTAGAAAACAACTTGGTCCAGGTGTTTCATTGAATTAAACCAATTCTGTAACATAAACAGTTTTGTAGTTATCTGGAAGTCTCCCACCATGCAGCAAACCCATAGCCAAGATCCAGGGGTTAGATAACAATGCATCATGGGAACTGCACAAAACTCTGTCATGGCAGAAAAATTTAACCTTTATCTGGACACCACAACTGGATAAGAAAAACGGGTCAATGCAAGTATTAAATGTAGTCTTcttattgtacattttgtctTATGTGTCTATTGTTTGTGCATCTTCTGTTGGCGGCTATACGGTGTTGAAGTTTGTTAAAACTTTGTtgcttgaaaaaaagtgttcaaCAGGGTATTTATACAAATATGTGGCGACAGGATTCACATCCAGAGCAAAGCAGGTTTGAATGGAAGACAACAAATTTTgcttttaaacatgtatttgtttttcttttaatcctcACACAAGTCATAAGGATAGGGGATTTATCAAGGCAAATGATATGTTGGAGAAGCTCCACACAGTATTAAATAGTATGACATATTTCATGCTACATTCATTGGCTTTCAAAAGGTCATACAACCAAACTTGACACAGAATGATTAATATATTGTCACACCTGAATTCATGAGTACAATTAAACTTGCTTACTTTTCATGTGCGTTTTTTACATAATCACACACATCTGTTTTAGTGTGCGCATAGTCAATGTAAGTCCAGAATCAATGTTTTAGAAAATATTAACACTAACAACAGAAAGGTTATATAAGTTACACAGCGTGGgttaattgttatttattaaagtaaaacagCATGGctcattgttgcaaaaaaaagttcaacagatcattttcaaaatgttatttgtgtCACGGTATTATCCTTGATTCCTAGGAAGTGCTTCTCCTCCCTACTGATGTAGTTTTTTGTCAAGAACAAACTGGATTAGCTTCTTCACCCAGGAGGACCGAGGGTTCAGGCACACCTTCTCCCCATTCGCCAGTCCAGCTCTGGTCACGAGAAAAGGTCCACAATTAGGGCCAGAATTGAAAAGCAACCacacttctttattttttctataaatTCTATATACACAATCATCTTAATCCTGTCACAAAGGCAAGGCAATTTCAATTGTATGGCACTGTTCAATAACAAGGTTGTTCGAAGAGCTACACGTGAGACAAGTTGttttaaagaattatttttcactttttacgtACAattatcctttttattttgtaccatGTAAATGGTATCTCCCAACATAATGATCTAAATGTTGTTTCAGATGGAAAAGCTAAATCCCTTCAGACCAttagaaaactacaaaaaatcCCAGAAACCGAGGACATGAGTGCCCTGGAGCCCTGCATTTATATTGAATTTTATATCACTGTAAATGTAATCTCTTTTTGGACAAAATAAGCAATTTGAAGAAATCACTCTGGCCTCTGGATAATTgtaataacctttaaaaaatgtttggttGTGAAATGctaaaatgataatttaaacTGCAGATTAATTGACAATCAAAATAGTTGTTACCTTCTCCCTTATTACTATAAAATTGTTATGATTTGTGTGATTACTGTGATTATACAGCCATGAATGAATGTGAGAGCGCTTACATGACTTCTATATCCGGGCAGTGGGGCCCTTCGGGGACGAGCTTGATGCTCTTCAGATTATCTGGAGGGATGATCCTCGACTCCACCTGAAGGCACCggcagtgtgtgttgtagtcCCTACTGATTGGCGGCATTCCTGTCGTTGGATTTTAAACAGACAAACGTATCACAGTGGCTTCTCATTCATGTCAGACCTTTTCTAAATCACTTGTGAAAATAAACTTGTAACTCTAATTAGGTTTCAGTTTTACTTTAAAGATCAGAGCATgtgcagatgtttgtttttttgttcaatgtttCTTATGTAGTATTTTATAATTAAGTAGAATACTATAAATGGACAATGattaagagtaaaaaaaaatgccaatacaaaatgaggaaagaaaaagaggaagagaaaaaacaatctTGGACGTTTTACTCAAGGCAATGAAACGCTGCATTACTGGTACTCACAAATCTCACACCGGCTCAAGGTCTTTGTCAAATTGAGCACGTCTTGAAATGCAGATGTTTTCTATAACTTGGTCTTGAGTGTAGTGAAACTTGAATTTTTTACTCCCAGAAATGTAACTATCGCTGGTGCTTTGACATTATCAGCTCAATGatgaatgttgtgtttaaatGAAATCTTATCAGCTCAGACACTGACACTGCCCAGTATGCAGGGTTTCCGAGAAATTCTAGTGAAGTGAGTGAGGTTCTAATTTTTGCTGGCCCTGTTCTGGTTTAATTTCACTGGAAACTTGGCATGGTGTCAGTGTGATGGTGCAACACTTGATTTGTTCATTAATCTATGAATCAAATCCTGACGAGGCTTTCATCAGAACCAGCGGGCTTGGTATTGTGACATTGTTACAATGGGCACTTCCCTCTTTTCTCCCCCGGTCACCTTCCTGTTCTCTACAACATAAATTCCAAGGCATGatgtgaaaagtaaaagtaccataAAGCCGTTTGTTCAACATTACATCATAGATTATATATATTAGTGAACACCATGGCtgaatttagtttttgcctACTTTACcttcagtggtggaatgtatgAGATATTAGTCTTTAAAATGCAGTgaatacttattttcttttaaaatttttaaaaaatttttttccattttaaaaacctgaatatTGATCACTATTTTTCAATGGTTACAAATTCAGATCccaaaaaaatctacttaaaaAATTTCAGATTCAGATCTCAAATTTCAAGTTAcaattttcaaagaaaacatctGTCAAAATCTATTGC contains:
- the cxcl19 gene encoding C-X-C motif chemokine 19, with amino-acid sequence MKLCILLMFATLSVLVYGMPPISRDYNTHCRCLQVESRIIPPDNLKSIKLVPEGPHCPDIEVIAGLANGEKVCLNPRSSWVKKLIQFVLDKKLHQ
- the trmt10b gene encoding tRNA methyltransferase 10 homolog B; its protein translation is MAQIGSDMCELQLDGVSDGMDLLQIDVETDVVEDRLGREAGPFSRNVSRKQRHWERQLAAKKSKRKEEKQRRRLNREQESGSHADNLQFTKRVMKAITKERLAEAQSTGLKLCVDLSMTDSMSDKEISRLAGQIRRLYGSNKKAIRPFHLLLTDLREDSRLYRECLRMNAGFLNYMMDIKEESCLDLFSPETVVYLTPDAEEALETVDADKVYVLGGLVDESIQKKLSFSRARELSVHTARLPIDEYMVKKNNAKNFHSKILAVNQVFDILLTFCKTGSWTEALQAWFPQGKGYVVAPEFSLPLSIPPSQT